The following are from one region of the Desulfonatronum thiosulfatophilum genome:
- a CDS encoding F0F1 ATP synthase subunit epsilon produces the protein MAKTIHLEIVTPDRKLLSEDVEFVGAPGYNGEFGVLPDHAPFLSALGVGSLHYNKDGRTYWIFLSGGFAEVSGNKMSVLAEVAERAEEIDAERARKAKDRAEKRMIEQKAQIDFARTQAALQRALARMKTKNMVA, from the coding sequence ATGGCCAAGACCATACACTTGGAAATTGTCACTCCTGACCGGAAACTCTTAAGTGAGGACGTCGAATTTGTCGGCGCACCCGGTTACAACGGCGAGTTTGGCGTTCTGCCCGATCACGCTCCGTTTTTGTCCGCCCTTGGTGTCGGTAGTCTGCACTACAACAAGGATGGAAGAACATACTGGATTTTTCTTTCTGGCGGATTCGCGGAAGTATCCGGGAACAAGATGAGCGTACTGGCGGAAGTTGCTGAACGAGCCGAGGAGATTGACGCGGAGCGGGCTCGCAAGGCCAAGGATCGCGCTGAAAAGCGAATGATCGAGCAGAAAGCTCAAATCGACTTTGCCAGAACACAGGCTGCACTGCAGCGTGCTTTGGCAAGAATGAAAACAAAAAACATGGTTGCGTAA